From the genome of Sphingobacterium kitahiroshimense, one region includes:
- a CDS encoding tryptophan-rich sensory protein encodes MKNITLAITNLVALLTTIVINYLSNTGFINGRTMKTVSDDYHNFFTPASFAFSIWGLIYLLLIGFVTYSFFILKAKKESQIIDRVGAWFTVSCLLNSIWVIAWLTDYIGISVLLMILLLLTLLKIVVNVNVALTNPPFRIVAFVWWPFSLYAGWISVALIANIAAYLVKIDWNGWNISPVYWTMIMVIVAGIVNGFMTWKRNMREYALVGVWALIAVAVANRDNGTAIFLVSMGTAAVIATSCLIHGIKNFRGFGNEI; translated from the coding sequence ATGAAAAATATTACCCTTGCGATTACTAATCTTGTGGCTTTATTAACTACGATCGTTATTAATTACTTATCAAATACCGGTTTCATAAATGGCAGAACAATGAAAACTGTTTCCGATGACTATCATAACTTTTTTACTCCCGCGTCGTTTGCTTTCTCTATCTGGGGACTGATTTATTTGCTTTTGATCGGTTTTGTTACGTATTCATTTTTCATATTGAAAGCAAAGAAAGAGAGCCAAATTATAGATCGGGTAGGAGCATGGTTTACGGTTTCATGCCTGTTAAATAGTATATGGGTTATTGCTTGGTTGACAGATTATATCGGAATTTCTGTATTATTGATGATTTTGTTACTGCTAACGTTATTGAAGATTGTTGTGAATGTTAACGTAGCACTGACTAATCCTCCATTTCGTATTGTCGCATTCGTTTGGTGGCCATTCTCGCTATATGCAGGGTGGATATCGGTTGCATTAATCGCAAACATAGCCGCTTATCTCGTTAAAATCGATTGGAATGGATGGAATATTTCACCGGTATACTGGACAATGATCATGGTAATTGTAGCGGGTATTGTTAATGGTTTTATGACCTGGAAGCGTAATATGCGCGAATATGCTTTAGTAGGAGTATGGGCATTAATAGCTGTAGCGGTTGCCAATAGAGATAACGGAACAGCTATCTTCCTTGTTAGCATGGGTACTGCAGCAGTTATTGCTACAAGTTGCTTGATTCATGGCATCAAAAACTTTCGCGGCTTTGGAAATGAAATTTAA